The genomic region ccCCTGTATTGCAAGTGTAGAggcttagccattggaccaccagggaagtcccaatacttCCTTTATGTGGGTAGAAGCTAAAGATTTGTGTTCAGTTTTTACTCTAAGATTTGTGTACTTTGGCATGTATATGGTATGCATTTATAAAAAGTTTATTGATCAGAAAATCCAAAGAGAGAAGTTTATGAAATGAAGGTGAAaatcttctttctcccttcaaTCTTATTCCCCAAAAGTGCTCCCCAGTTTAAAATAGTGATAGGTTTTTCTCTCTATGCCTACAGAAGGatgtatatgtaatttttatcCAAATGGCGGCAGCCTATTGTTCTTTATGTTTCACAAGTAGGCTTGTATCTTGGGGATCATTTTAATCAGAATAATTAGCTGATCCATTCTCTTTACTTGTTGTTCAGTGGTCTATCCATGGGCTACCCAGTGTTTATTTAGTCATCCCAGTATTGATGGATATTCAGGATGTTTCCTGGCATATCTGACTACAAATTGTGTTATAATGTATATTTTTGGACATATGCATTCCCCACATATGTGAGTATCTTAGAAAGGAATACACTTCCAGAAGGGGAGTCGATGCATCGAGGTTTATGTGTATTTAAATTCTAGTAggtgtaacttttaaaaactgtgttccacattaaaagaaaagtaagCTAGAAAATATGGGAGTTTTGGCAgagttgtggtgaaggaaaggacTGATGGGTTCCATTTTCTTCCCCTAGAAACTCCAGGATATTATTAACTGCAACATGATGTCTGTGGCCCAGGTGAGTCAGGGCTAGGAGGGACTGGGTTCAGTGTCAGCGGAGCTCTGACCACTCTGGGTGGTCCTCAATATCCCCCAGTACTGGACTTGGCATGGAGGAAGTGCTAGCGGAATAGTCCCTGATGGAAAGTAGGGGGTTAGGAGGGAACTTGAGGAGGGGGCAGGAGTCTGGGCAGGTGAaagcagaggaaagaaggaaagacaggATCCTCTTCATTCCTCCTGCAGATGACTAGAATCCTCCTGCCCCGAATGGTTAGCAGGTAAGAGGCAGTCTCTTTTGTCTTTCACTCTGGATCTTTCCCCATCCAGCCTCTGGCTATTTCTATTCCCCAGTTCTCCCATTCACATTTCCAACTCTTCCCTAGTTCTCTGATCTTTCTGATTAGCACAGAGACTAAAGGGTGGGGAGGTGGGTAAATCCCTGAGACCCTCTCTTCCGCTTTGGCAGTGACTGCTTTCCAATTAATGCTTCCTCCTGCAGGGGCAAAGGCATCATCATCAACATATCTTCAGTAGCTGACAGGAAGCCCTACCCATATATAGCAGCGTATGCGGCTACCAAGGTACCCAGACCCACAGACCGGGCACAGGCTGGTTGCTGTGCTGTCATTCCTACAGTAGCCCTTAATTCTGGCCCTGAAGGTTATGGCGGAAAAGACCCAAAtgcgtgtgttgtgtgtgtgtgtgtgtgatgtatcaTCAAAGTCTGAGGCTATTAATAGGTCAGATATCTGGGGCACAGTCCAGTGGGCAAGTCAGATTCTGTGTTCTTTttctaagagaaaagaaagctaggATTTCGAGAACAGGTGAGGTGGGAGGAGGTCAGGGAATACACAGAGTCTGGCGCGGCTGGAATGGAGAGTGAGTGCGTGGGAACAAAAGGAGGGCTTAGAGCAAAGAAACTTTCGGGTGTTAAGGTGAGAACTTGAGCCGAGAGGGAGGGGCCCCTCCGGGAGGGAGCGGGGGAATGTTCTAGGATCCGGGACGGCACGCCGGGACAGGGGGCGGGCTGGAGGACTCCACGCGGAAAGCTCGTGGTCCTGGGACCCTCCTCTCCTTCTCCGCAGGCCTTTGTGCGAAGCTTCTCCGTGGCCGTGGGCACAGAGTACCGCTCCAAAGGTGTCCTCGTGCAGGTGCCTGACTCCGGAGGGAAGGAGCTCGGGAGGGACAGGAGTGGCAACTCACGAGGGAGGGTGGGCTCTGAGGGAGGAGGAGCTTGGATTCGGTGGAGGCTCCTAGGAGCAGCGGCGGGCTTGGAAGGAGGTGGCGGTGAGGTCTGAACGAGGACCGCGACTCAGTCTCAAAGAGCTTCGGTggatgtaaatcaactatacttcagtaaaatttaagaaagaaaggaagggaagggagggggggagggaaaaaagagggagagagatgaagggaggaaggaaggaaaagagagagaaagagggaagaaggTAGGAagacccttttttaaaaaaaaaagcttccgtGGCGCGAAAGTCGCAAGGGGTGGGTTCTCGAGGGGGCGTGGCCCGAGAGGCGTGGTCAGCGCCTATCTGGGGGCGTGGTCCGCAAGAGGGGTGGGATTCAGGGATTCTTGGAGAGGGCCCGGGTGCTTAGGCCTGGGAGGGAAGGGAGTCCTTATCTTGACCCCTTTCCTACCTGCAGACAGTGAGCCCCTTTTTGGTTGAAACAAATATGACCTATCCCTTGAAAAAGGGACTGCTCGTGGTGAGCGCCGAAGACTTCGCTCGGCAAGCATTGGACACGCTTGGCCTCACTTCCGAAACCCCCGGGTGCCTCAGCCACGCTGTGCAGGTGCTTTCCTGGGGGCAGTCCTAGGGTGCGAGCTGATGGGACAGCCCCTGGTGTGGGTCCACTGGTCCTCAAAAGGGGGAGACGGACAGAGAAGGGGAGGGCCGGGGAGccgggagaggagaagggggactcaagagaagGGGAGGGCCGGGGAGccgggagaggagaagggggactcAAGAATGGGGCGTGTCTTGATCCTTGGTACCTCTCCTTCCCAGGATTTCCTGCTGACCGTGCTCCTGCCCAGTTGGCTTCTTACCAGTCCTACCGGATATTCTCTGTTGGAGAGATGTAATGTAGCAGGGTTCCTTTCTGAAAGAACTTGACTAAAGGCCCTGAAGGCGTGACCGCATGTCTGTCGTCCCCCGCCCCTTATCAGAGTCCTAAACCAGAACTGTTGTTAGGGAGACCTCCCACCGGACAAACAGGCCAGTGAAACGGAACTGGTCTCCCAAATACCCGGATATTAGTGACAACCGCAGCATCTCAGATTTCTGGCAGAAAGATGGAGCTCTTAATATTTGCCGCTAAGACTAGATAGACatttggagaaaaacaaatacacacacacacacacacacacgtataaatATAGCTTGTAGCAATGATGGCTGCACAACTTTGTGAAATACTAAAACCCACTAAATTGTACACAAttaaaaagggtgaattttatggtatgtgaattaaatctcaataaaaaatacttttaaaacagagatcccgtgtatgtatatatatatacatttatgtataaaGTTGGATTTAGTTCTCACACCATGTACCTGCATAAACTCCAAATGAATTAGAAATCCCTAAATCGCTGTGTGAAAGTGGAAACACATCAACTAGAAGAATCCATGAATGAATTTCTTTCCATCTTGGAAGTGGGAGaatcttttattattaatactgAAAATTAAAAGGAGCAAAAAAATTATTGAACTGTAGTTAATGACATACTGGCTGAATTATTTAGGAAAAGTGTACTGATGTCTGCAATTGACTTTGAAATGCATTGAAAAGTTAGATGGATAGAGTGAATAGAAATACGGTTAGACAAGTGTGGCAAAATGTTCGTAACAGACACGTGTACATCTCTTTCAACTTTCCtgcatgtttgaaattttccataataaaatgttGGGAGAAATCCAGgagcaataaaattaaatttataaataaaacgaCTTAAGCAGATTTAGAAGTCACTTAGAATGATATGCTTTTTATCACATTTCCGGTGAAGGACAGGCTCAGAACCCTGGGGAAGAAACGGACTTTTTTGAGGCGAAGCGCGGATGTAGACCATCGAAGAGCCGTAGTGCTGCGACTTAGGAGTTTCGTGCGCTTTGGTGCGGG from Muntiacus reevesi chromosome 2, mMunRee1.1, whole genome shotgun sequence harbors:
- the LOC136158820 gene encoding very-long-chain 3-oxoacyl-CoA reductase-B-like, which translates into the protein MESEWDALRVLGAVTALFLLLWATWAVGSTVYVFLLPQVRRSNHWLRAHGAWAVVTGATSGIGKAYAHELARRGLNVVLISRDLSKLKHEAKEIERLYGKSTRVIQVDFTGGLEIYETIEEGLKDLEIGVLVNNVGQKYTPDVSKLLDCEDVAKKLQDIINCNMMSVAQMTRILLPRMVSRGKGIIINISSVADRKPYPYIAAYAATKAFVRSFSVAVGTEYRSKGVLVQTVSPFLVETNMTYPLKKGLLVVSAEDFARQALDTLGLTSETPGCLSHAVQDFLLTVLLPSWLLTSPTGYSLLERCNVAGFLSERT